A single Thermoanaerobacter uzonensis DSM 18761 DNA region contains:
- a CDS encoding ClC family H(+)/Cl(-) exchange transporter, with protein MNKGKSITFNTLIHWEEFRKRIIVEGIITGFFVGLIIAILRYILEKTNILVISVYKILHTNPYPLIGWIIFLSLIGLILGIIVKKEPMISGSGIPQVEGMIIGYIKVNWLRVLLLKLIGTILAIGAGLSLGREGPCVQIGSSIGQGISRLFGRFRVEEKYLLTCGASAGLAAAFNAPLAGVIFALEELHKNFSPLVLVSSMVSSLTSTFVAGELLGIKPIFNLKNLAVMPLNNYLYLILLGIIVGLCGIVFNKTLLKTQDIYNMLKIKSHMKPIIPLIISVAVGLWVPMALGGGEGLVDTLSNNSFSLKFLILLLIVKFLFTMVSYGSGVPGGIFMPLLIIGSLIGNIYGTVIINIMHINPIYIKNFIVFAMAGYFAAIVRAPITGSLLVTEMTGSFSHLLALSTVSIAAYLSSDLFSNMPIYESLLERLPIKKEQKSITANKKRKTIFEMPVCVGSSLDGKKLKDISLPQNCLLVGIKRGTHELIPKGNTKILAGDYLVVLADEDKATEIREILLNMTQR; from the coding sequence AAAAAACAAATATTCTTGTAATAAGTGTATACAAAATTCTTCATACAAATCCTTACCCGTTAATTGGCTGGATAATTTTCCTTTCTCTAATAGGCTTAATATTGGGTATAATAGTGAAAAAAGAACCTATGATAAGCGGTAGTGGTATACCTCAAGTTGAAGGCATGATTATTGGTTATATAAAAGTTAATTGGTTACGAGTTTTATTGCTAAAGCTCATAGGTACTATTTTAGCGATAGGTGCAGGACTTTCTTTAGGACGCGAAGGTCCATGTGTGCAAATTGGTTCTTCAATCGGGCAAGGAATAAGTAGGTTGTTTGGTAGATTTAGAGTTGAAGAAAAATACCTTCTTACATGCGGAGCTAGTGCAGGGCTTGCAGCAGCTTTTAATGCACCACTTGCAGGAGTGATTTTTGCTCTTGAAGAACTGCATAAAAATTTCTCACCATTGGTACTTGTATCTAGTATGGTTTCATCACTTACATCAACTTTTGTAGCTGGTGAACTATTAGGAATCAAACCTATTTTTAATCTGAAAAATCTAGCAGTAATGCCGCTTAATAATTATCTTTATCTTATTTTACTTGGAATTATCGTTGGATTATGTGGAATCGTATTTAATAAAACCCTTTTAAAGACTCAAGATATATACAACATGTTAAAAATAAAATCACATATGAAGCCAATAATACCTCTTATTATATCCGTTGCAGTTGGACTATGGGTACCTATGGCACTTGGGGGCGGTGAGGGTCTTGTCGATACATTAAGCAATAATAGTTTTAGTTTAAAATTTCTAATTTTGCTATTAATTGTTAAATTTTTATTTACGATGGTAAGCTATGGTTCAGGTGTACCAGGAGGTATTTTTATGCCCCTCCTTATAATAGGTTCACTGATTGGCAACATATATGGAACTGTCATAATTAACATAATGCACATAAACCCTATTTATATCAAAAATTTTATTGTATTTGCTATGGCAGGATATTTTGCTGCTATAGTTAGGGCACCGATAACAGGTAGTTTGCTTGTAACTGAAATGACCGGTTCATTTAGTCATTTGTTAGCCCTAAGCACTGTTTCTATAGCAGCATATCTTTCATCAGATTTGTTCTCAAATATGCCGATTTATGAATCTTTGTTAGAACGTCTGCCGATAAAGAAAGAACAAAAATCTATAACTGCCAATAAAAAAAGAAAGACGATTTTCGAAATGCCTGTCTGTGTAGGCTCAAGTTTAGATGGCAAAAAATTAAAGGATATTAGCTTGCCCCAAAATTGCTTACTTGTTGGCATAAAGAGGGGAACGCATGAATTAATACCAAAGGGAAATACAAAAATTCTAGCCGGCGATTATCTAGTAGTCCTTGCAGATGAAGATAAAGCTACAGAAATTAGAGAAATTTTATTGAATATGACACAGAGGTAA